The following proteins are co-located in the Vigna unguiculata cultivar IT97K-499-35 chromosome 9, ASM411807v1, whole genome shotgun sequence genome:
- the LOC114162957 gene encoding sucrose synthase-like codes for MAHHPLTHSHSFRERVDETLSGNRNEILALLSRLEAKGKGILQHHQVIAEFEEIPEENRKKLQDGAFGEVLRSTQEAIVLPPFVALAVRPRPGVWEYLRVNLHMLVVDELSPAEYLRFKEELVEGSANGNFVLELDFEPFNASFPRPTLNKSIGNGVEFLNRHLSAKLFHDKESMQPLLEFLRLHSYKGTTMMLNDKVQNLNSLQHVLRKAEEYLTSVAPATPYSEFESRFREIGLERGWGDTAERVLEMIQLLLDLLEAPDPCTLETFLGRVPMVFNVVILSPHGYFAQDNVLGYPDTGGQVVYILDQVRALENEMLNRIKKQGLDITPRILIITRLLPDAVGTTCGQRLERVYDTEYCDILRVPFRTEEGIVRKWISRFEVWPYLETYAEDVAVELAKELQAKPDLIVGNYSDGNIVASLLAHKLGVTQCTIAHALEKTKYPESDIYWKKFEEKYHFSCQFTADLFAMNHTDFIITSTFQEIAGSKDTVGQYESHTAFTLPGLYRVVHGIDVFDPKFNIVSPGADMGIYFPYTETERRLTNFHPEIEELLYSSVENEEHICVLKDRNKPIIFTMARLDRVKNITGLVEWYGKNARLRELVNLVVVAGDRRKESKDLEEKAEMKKMYGLIETYKLNGQFRWISSQMNRVRNGELYRVICDTKGAFVQPAVYEAFGLTVVEAMTCGLPTFATFNGGPAEIIVHGKSGYHIDPYHGDQAAELLVDFFEKSKADPSHWDTISQGGLKRIQEKYTWQIYSERLLTLTGVYGFWKHVTNLERRESKRYLEMFYALKYRKLAESVPLAIEE; via the exons ATGGCGCATCATCCTTTGACGCACTCTCACTCTTTCCGCGAGAGGGTTGATGAAACTCTCTCGGGTAACAGGAATGAAATTTTGGCCCTTCTGTCAAG GCTTGAAGCCAAGGGCAAGGGAATCCTGCAACACCACCAGGTCATTGCAGAGTTTGAAGAAATCCCTGAGGAGAACAGGAAGAAGCTTCAAGATGGAGCCTTTGGAGAGGTTTTGAGATCTACACAG GAAGCCATAGTGCTGCCACCTTTTGTTGCTCTGGCTGTTCGACCAAGGCCTGGTGTTTGGGAGTATCTGCGTGTGAATTTGCACATGCTTGTCGTTGATGAGCTAAGTCCTGCTGAGTATCTGCGTTTCAAGGAGGAGCTTGTTGAGGGAAG TGCTAACGGAAACTTCGTGCTTGAGTTGGACTTTGAACCGTTTAATGCCTCTTTCCCTCGTCCAACTCTGAACAAGTCCATTGGGAATGGCGTGGAGTTCCTCAACCGCCATCTTTCAGCCAAACTCTTCCATGACAAGGAGAGCATGCAGCCGCTGCTTGAATTCCTCAGGCTTCACAGTTATAAGGGCACG aCCATGATGCTGAATGACAAAGTTCAGAATCTGAATTCTCTCCAACATGTTTTAAGAAAAGCAGAAGAATATCTAACTTCTGTTGCTCCTGCAACGCCCTACTCAGAATTTGAAAGCAGATTCCGGGAGATTGGTTTGGAGAGGGGGTGGGGTGACACCGCCGAGAGGGTCCTCGAGATGATCCAGCTTCTCTTGGATCTTCTGGAGGCACCTGATCCTTGCACCCTTGAGACATTCCTTGGAAGAGTTCCTATGGTCTTCAATGTTGTAATCCTTTCTCCCCATGGTTACTTTGCCCAAGATAATGTCTTGGGATACCCTGACACCGGTGGGCAG GTTGTTTACATCTTGGATCAAGTTCGTGCCTTGGAGAATGAGATGCTCAACCGCATCAAGAAACAAGGCTTGGATATCACTCCTCGTATTCTCATT ATCACTCGTCTTCTCCCTGATGCAGTAGGAACAACCTGTGGCCAACGTCTAGAGAGGGTATATGATACTGAATATTGTGACATTCTCCGAGTTCCTTTCAGAACAGAGGAGGGAATTGTTCGCAAATGGATCTCAAGATTCGAAGTCTGGCCATACCTAGAGACTTACGCTGAG GATGTTGCTGTTGAACTTGCTAAGGAGTTGCAAGCCAAGCCAGATCTGATTGTTGGAAACTACAGTGATGGAAACATCGTTGCCTCTTTGTTAGCCCATAAATTAGGAGTGACTCAG TGTACCATTGCTCATGCTCTAGAAAAGACCAAATACCCTGAGTCTGACATTTACTGGAAAAAATTCGAAGAGAAATATCACTTTTCATGCCAATTCACTGCTGATCTTTTTGCGATGAACCACACAGACTTTATCATCACCAGCACCTTCCAAGAGATTGCTGGAAG CAAGGATACTGTTGGACAGTACGAGAGTCACACTGCCTTCACCCTTCCTGGTCTTTACCGAGTTGTTCACGGCATTGATGTCTTTGATCCGAAGTTCAACATTGTCTCTCCAGGAGCTGACATGGGCATATACTTCCCATACACCGAAACTGAGCGTAGGTTAACAAATTTCCACCCTGAGATTGAAGAGCTTCTTTACAGCTCAGTGGAGAACGAGGAACACAT ATGTGTACTGAAGGACCGCAACAAGCCAATCATCTTCACCATGGCAAGACTTGACCGTGTGAAGAACATCACGGGACTTGTGGAGTGGTACGGCAAGAACGCGCGGCTCCGGGAGTTGGTGAACCTGGTTGTTGTTGCCGGAGACAGGAGGAAGGAGTCGAAGGACTTGGAAGAGAAGGCTGAGATGAAGAAGATGTACGGCCTGATCGAGACCTACAAGCTGAATGGGCAATTCAGATGGATCTCTTCTCAGATGAACAGAGTTAGAAATGGAGAACTGTACCGTGTGATTTGTGACACAAAGGGTGCTTTTGTTCAGCCTGCAGTTTATGAAGCTTTTGGGTTGACAGTGGTTGAAGCCATGACTTGTGGATTGCCAACATTTGCCACATTCAATGGTGGTCCTGCTGAGATCATCGTGCATGGAAAATCTGGATACCACATTGATCCCTACCATGGTGACCAGGCTGCTGAGCTCCTTGTTGACTTCTTTGAGAAGAGCAAAGCAGACCCATCTCACTGGGACACAATCTCTCAGGGAGGACTCAAGCGTATTCAAGAGAA GTACACATGGCAGATTTACTCTGAGAGGCTCTTGACACTGACGGGTGTCTATGGCTTCTGGAAGCATGTCACCAACCTTGAACGCCGTGAGAGCAAACGTTACCTCGAGATGTTCTATGCTCTCAAGTACCGCAAATTG GCTGAGTCTGTTCCCCTTGCCATTGAAGAGTAA